In the Vibrio gigantis genome, one interval contains:
- the hflX gene encoding GTPase HflX, with amino-acid sequence MKLTAKPSASNALLISITTPDFKGDEAKESLAELARLVTTLGFKVVGTQSQHHSSTQRQNVLGAGKLAEIAHLTGYQGSIEEAEDEDFLDESGLFDSEIDELDFDDLPTGNFQYGAADVVVFDCDLSPSQLRTVEASLGVEVFDRTGIIIEIFSRHARTRTARLQVDIARLNYLVPRLRETAEGDKERQMGQGAGETSLELDRRNVRDQIAALKRELVSVQDEMKTRRTRRAELFTVALVGYTNAGKSSMMRAMTATEVVGEDKLFATLDTTVRALQPITQPRILVSDTVGFIKKLPHDLVASFHSTLAEAHDASLLLYVVDASDVSFRAQLDVVHDVLAQVGVEGSEKLLVLNKCDRLTEEQQLALIKEFPDAMLTSTRDPLDITKLHKYIVGVAEEGMIEEEITIPYSGQGIIGEIRSNMSVVKEEYDYEHIKLTVRSSAIDLARLKKRMQKS; translated from the coding sequence ATGAAACTAACAGCAAAACCCTCAGCTAGTAACGCTTTACTTATTTCTATTACGACACCGGACTTCAAAGGTGACGAAGCAAAAGAGTCTCTTGCCGAACTTGCTCGCTTAGTAACAACCCTAGGGTTTAAAGTGGTCGGTACTCAATCGCAGCACCACAGTTCAACTCAACGACAAAACGTGTTGGGTGCAGGTAAGCTTGCGGAAATTGCACACCTAACTGGTTACCAAGGTTCGATTGAAGAAGCAGAAGATGAAGACTTCCTTGATGAATCTGGTCTGTTTGATTCAGAAATCGACGAGCTAGACTTTGATGATCTTCCAACGGGCAATTTCCAATATGGTGCTGCTGATGTTGTGGTCTTTGACTGTGATTTAAGTCCATCTCAACTGCGCACTGTTGAGGCTAGTTTGGGTGTGGAAGTATTTGACCGTACTGGCATCATCATCGAAATCTTCAGCCGTCACGCTCGTACTCGTACTGCTCGTCTGCAAGTTGATATCGCTCGTCTAAACTATTTAGTGCCACGACTTCGTGAAACGGCTGAGGGCGACAAAGAGCGCCAGATGGGTCAGGGCGCTGGTGAAACTTCACTAGAGCTAGACCGTCGTAACGTACGTGACCAAATTGCTGCGCTTAAGCGTGAGCTAGTAAGCGTTCAAGATGAAATGAAGACCCGACGCACAAGACGCGCGGAGCTTTTCACTGTTGCTTTAGTTGGCTACACCAATGCCGGTAAATCTTCGATGATGCGTGCAATGACCGCAACCGAAGTGGTAGGTGAAGATAAACTGTTCGCAACGCTAGATACTACGGTTCGCGCGCTTCAGCCGATTACTCAGCCGCGTATCTTAGTTTCAGATACCGTTGGTTTCATCAAGAAACTGCCACACGATCTTGTTGCTTCATTCCACTCAACGCTAGCAGAAGCGCATGATGCTTCTTTGTTGCTTTATGTGGTTGATGCCTCTGACGTTTCATTCCGTGCACAGCTTGATGTGGTACACGACGTATTAGCGCAAGTGGGCGTTGAAGGTAGCGAAAAACTATTAGTGCTGAATAAGTGCGATAGATTGACTGAAGAACAGCAATTAGCGCTGATTAAAGAGTTCCCAGATGCGATGCTGACGTCAACTCGTGATCCGTTAGATATCACTAAACTGCACAAGTACATCGTTGGTGTTGCTGAAGAAGGCATGATCGAAGAAGAGATCACTATCCCTTATTCTGGACAAGGCATCATCGGTGAGATTCGCTCAAACATGAGTGTGGTTAAAGAAGAGTACGACTACGAGCATATTAAATTAACGGTTCGTTCAAGCGCGATTGATTTAGCGCGTTTGAAAAAGCGTATGCAGAAGTCTTAA
- a CDS encoding carbohydrate ABC transporter permease, giving the protein MMNNINFARIFIYSALLFFCLVYLMPLFVMVLTSFKTLPDIKAGNLMSLPKEWVFDAWYKAWDTACTGVKCEGIKGYFWNSFQMVIPAVAISTLLGAFNGYVVTKWQFRGSNLFFSLLLFGCFIPFQVVLLPMATMLGKMGLANTTIGLVIVHVIYGMAFTTLFFRNFYISIPDELIKAAKLDGAGFFTIFFKILLPISTPIIMVTVIWQFTAIWNDFLFGVVYSGSETQPITVALNNLVNTSTGVKEYNVDMAAAIIAALPTLLVYVFAGKYFVRGLTAGSVKG; this is encoded by the coding sequence ATGATGAATAACATCAATTTTGCTCGAATCTTTATTTATTCAGCACTGCTTTTCTTCTGCTTGGTTTACCTAATGCCGCTGTTCGTAATGGTACTGACGTCATTCAAAACTCTGCCTGACATCAAGGCGGGAAACTTGATGAGTTTACCAAAAGAGTGGGTATTCGATGCTTGGTATAAAGCGTGGGACACCGCGTGTACGGGCGTAAAATGTGAAGGCATTAAAGGGTACTTCTGGAACTCTTTCCAAATGGTGATTCCTGCGGTTGCTATTTCAACATTGCTCGGTGCATTCAATGGCTACGTGGTAACCAAGTGGCAGTTCAGAGGTTCAAATCTGTTCTTTAGCTTGCTGTTGTTTGGTTGCTTTATTCCGTTCCAAGTGGTGCTGCTGCCAATGGCGACCATGCTTGGCAAGATGGGCTTGGCTAACACAACCATCGGCTTGGTGATTGTGCATGTTATCTACGGTATGGCGTTTACGACTCTGTTTTTCCGTAACTTTTACATCTCGATTCCGGATGAATTGATCAAAGCGGCAAAACTGGATGGTGCAGGCTTCTTTACTATCTTCTTCAAGATCTTATTGCCGATCTCAACGCCAATTATCATGGTGACGGTGATCTGGCAGTTCACCGCAATCTGGAATGATTTCTTGTTCGGGGTGGTGTATTCAGGCTCAGAAACTCAGCCGATCACCGTCGCATTAAATAACTTAGTTAACACCAGCACAGGCGTTAAAGAATACAACGTCGACATGGCTGCCGCGATCATCGCCGCACTGCCAACGTTGTTGGTGTATGTCTTCGCAGGAAAATATTTTGTTCGTGGCCTAACGGCAGGATCAGTAAAAGGATAA
- a CDS encoding ABC transporter substrate-binding protein, translating into MKINKTLLTLSLLAASTLSQAGEVEVLHWWTAGGEAKSAAVLKEMIEEQGHTWKDFAVAGGGGESAMTVLKTRAVSGNPPSAAQIKGHDIQEWGGLGFLTSLDATAKQEQWDELLPEVVTKVMKWDGEYVAVPVNVHRVNWLWANPVVLEKSGVTVPTTLDEFFVAADKIKAAGFIPLAHGGQPWQDATVFEAVALDVLGSEDYNKAFVELDMDVLSGDKMVEVFTKFKKMRDYIDSNSPGRDWNVATSMVINGEAAMQIMGDWAKGEFTAAGKVPGKDYICAPAPGTDGQFTFNIDSFAFFELSDKENQKAQQDLAKTILTKDFQEVFNLNKGSIPVRLDMDMSKFDQCALDSMATFKASAESGDLVPSMAHGLATTSYAQGAIYDVVTNFFNEKDADPKQAAAKLAKAVKAAI; encoded by the coding sequence ATGAAAATCAATAAAACCCTACTTACTCTGTCTCTTCTTGCTGCCTCAACACTTTCTCAAGCTGGTGAAGTGGAAGTTCTTCACTGGTGGACTGCCGGTGGCGAAGCGAAATCCGCAGCGGTACTGAAAGAGATGATTGAAGAACAAGGCCATACATGGAAAGACTTTGCAGTGGCTGGTGGCGGCGGTGAAAGTGCGATGACCGTTTTAAAAACGCGAGCAGTATCAGGCAACCCACCATCTGCAGCGCAGATCAAAGGTCATGATATTCAAGAGTGGGGTGGTTTAGGTTTTCTAACGTCTCTCGATGCAACTGCGAAACAAGAACAGTGGGATGAACTACTACCAGAAGTAGTGACTAAAGTGATGAAGTGGGATGGTGAATATGTGGCGGTTCCTGTCAACGTTCACCGTGTTAACTGGCTTTGGGCTAACCCTGTTGTTTTAGAAAAATCAGGCGTTACGGTTCCAACTACGTTAGATGAGTTCTTTGTTGCTGCAGACAAGATTAAAGCGGCTGGCTTTATTCCACTGGCTCACGGTGGTCAACCTTGGCAAGACGCAACAGTATTCGAAGCAGTGGCTCTCGACGTACTAGGCAGTGAAGATTACAACAAAGCGTTCGTAGAGCTTGATATGGACGTGTTATCTGGCGACAAAATGGTGGAAGTGTTCACCAAATTCAAAAAGATGCGTGACTACATCGACAGTAACTCACCAGGCCGAGATTGGAATGTAGCAACTTCAATGGTTATCAATGGCGAAGCTGCAATGCAAATCATGGGTGACTGGGCGAAAGGTGAGTTTACCGCAGCAGGCAAAGTGCCGGGTAAAGACTACATCTGTGCACCAGCACCGGGCACTGACGGCCAATTTACTTTCAACATCGATAGCTTTGCGTTCTTTGAGTTAAGTGACAAAGAGAATCAAAAAGCGCAACAAGACCTAGCGAAAACCATTCTTACTAAAGACTTCCAAGAGGTCTTCAACCTTAACAAAGGTTCTATTCCTGTACGTCTAGATATGGACATGTCTAAATTCGACCAATGTGCGTTGGATTCAATGGCAACCTTCAAAGCGAGTGCCGAATCTGGCGATCTTGTACCGAGTATGGCTCATGGCCTAGCGACGACAAGCTACGCTCAAGGCGCTATCTATGACGTAGTGACTAACTTCTTCAATGAGAAAGATGCCGATCCGAAACAAGCGGCAGCTAAGTTAGCAAAAGCAGTGAAAGCGGCTATCTAA
- a CDS encoding ATP-binding protein encodes MKWLRSLKPNSLVARTLLLTLLAVVIAQGIATSIWYSESKHKELEGIRSASSSMANMFASTVTFFQSLPVKYRHIVLDQIRNMGGTRFFVSFNKEALIVEPIPDTRLKTASIEAIESVLSNKLNKVESVRVDFSRPEHLRLLKNDIYLSDLPRSWAHHTLTLEPLNPPILVVQIELTSHEWVYIAALLPAPYVKLDDTILGREQVIFLVSSTLILLVLTYLMIRRQVRPLKKLARAANEMSMDIQQPPLNEEGATELVTATRAFNRMQQRIRRYVSDREHLFSAISHDLKTPITRLRLRAELLESEVKKDKFNKDLDELEMMVKGALQAVRDTDLHENNAIIDLNEMMLSVIELHNQHQTLVEFEPAVVEPLVAKPLAIKRVLTNLIDNAVKYGKSAEVDISNDSVWVIVTIQDHGKGIPEDKLELVFEPYFRLATDDQGHGLGLGICRNILHGHGGDLIIHNSSQGGLEAKVYIPRGLEV; translated from the coding sequence ATGAAGTGGTTGAGAAGTTTAAAGCCAAATTCCTTGGTTGCTCGAACCTTGTTATTAACCTTGTTGGCGGTGGTCATTGCTCAAGGTATCGCAACCTCTATTTGGTACAGCGAATCTAAACATAAGGAATTGGAAGGCATTCGTTCGGCCTCATCGAGCATGGCAAACATGTTTGCTTCCACAGTGACCTTCTTTCAATCTTTGCCCGTCAAATATCGCCATATCGTGTTAGACCAAATCCGTAATATGGGCGGGACGCGATTCTTCGTCTCTTTCAATAAAGAGGCATTGATTGTTGAACCTATTCCCGATACCCGTTTAAAAACCGCCTCGATAGAAGCCATAGAAAGTGTGTTGAGTAACAAGCTCAATAAAGTGGAATCAGTTCGTGTCGATTTCTCTCGTCCAGAGCATCTTCGATTGCTTAAAAATGACATCTACTTAAGCGATCTCCCTCGATCGTGGGCACATCACACCTTAACGTTAGAGCCTCTTAATCCACCTATTCTTGTTGTTCAAATAGAATTAACCAGTCATGAATGGGTGTACATTGCGGCATTGTTGCCAGCGCCATATGTGAAACTCGACGATACGATTCTTGGCAGAGAGCAGGTGATTTTCTTAGTTTCTTCGACACTCATTCTTTTGGTTTTGACTTACTTGATGATTCGTCGCCAAGTACGCCCTCTTAAGAAATTGGCAAGAGCGGCCAATGAGATGAGTATGGATATTCAGCAGCCTCCGCTTAACGAAGAAGGGGCAACAGAGTTGGTCACTGCAACACGAGCTTTTAATCGCATGCAGCAGCGTATTCGTCGCTATGTGTCTGATCGAGAACACCTTTTTTCTGCTATTTCTCATGACTTGAAGACGCCAATAACACGTCTTAGGTTACGAGCTGAGTTGTTGGAAAGTGAAGTAAAGAAAGACAAATTCAACAAAGATCTTGATGAACTTGAGATGATGGTGAAAGGCGCATTACAAGCGGTAAGAGACACGGACCTCCATGAAAACAATGCCATTATCGATCTCAACGAAATGATGCTCTCCGTGATTGAACTGCACAACCAACATCAAACCTTGGTTGAGTTTGAGCCTGCAGTGGTTGAACCGTTAGTCGCCAAACCATTAGCCATTAAACGCGTGCTTACCAATCTGATCGACAATGCTGTGAAATACGGAAAATCAGCTGAGGTAGATATTAGCAATGATTCAGTGTGGGTTATTGTAACGATTCAGGATCACGGCAAAGGTATCCCTGAAGATAAGTTAGAGTTGGTTTTTGAACCTTATTTTAGGCTAGCAACCGACGACCAAGGACACGGTTTAGGGCTCGGGATTTGTCGAAACATTCTGCATGGACATGGCGGAGATCTCATTATTCACAACTCCTCTCAAGGTGGATTAGAAGCCAAAGTCTATATACCAAGAGGCCTAGAAGTGTAA
- a CDS encoding response regulator, protein MTTNTRILVVDDDQEIRELLEEYLTKSGFDVSSVGDGIELETHLQSQGYPDLILLDVMLPGDDGFTLCQRVRKQSNVPIIMLTAVSDETDQIIGLEIGADDYIAKPFSPRQLMARIKALLRRVQVVDDKPSDALPKQIIFGDWTLDTLAHRISHNESSEEMDLSGSDFSLLMLFLTRPNEVLDRDTISFATRGREALPFERGIDVQLSRLRSRLGDSGKYPHYIKTMRGNGYILAVPVHYEH, encoded by the coding sequence ATGACAACAAATACTCGAATTCTCGTGGTGGATGATGATCAAGAAATCCGCGAGCTGCTGGAAGAGTACCTCACAAAATCGGGTTTCGATGTCTCTTCTGTTGGAGATGGTATTGAGCTCGAAACTCACCTGCAAAGCCAAGGTTACCCTGACCTGATTCTTCTTGATGTGATGCTGCCCGGTGACGACGGCTTTACCTTGTGCCAACGTGTCCGCAAACAATCGAATGTGCCTATCATTATGCTGACTGCGGTATCGGATGAAACCGACCAGATCATTGGCTTAGAAATTGGCGCTGATGACTACATCGCCAAGCCGTTTAGCCCTCGTCAGTTAATGGCGCGTATTAAAGCTCTGCTACGCCGCGTTCAAGTCGTCGATGACAAACCGAGTGATGCGTTGCCAAAGCAGATCATCTTTGGTGACTGGACGCTAGATACGTTAGCGCATCGAATTTCTCACAATGAAAGCTCAGAAGAGATGGACTTGTCGGGCAGTGATTTCTCATTGTTAATGCTATTCCTAACTCGCCCTAATGAAGTGTTAGACCGAGATACCATCTCTTTCGCCACTAGAGGCCGTGAAGCGCTGCCTTTTGAACGAGGCATTGATGTGCAGCTTAGTCGCCTGAGAAGCCGATTGGGCGACAGTGGTAAATATCCTCACTACATCAAAACCATGCGCGGCAACGGCTACATTCTGGCTGTGCCTGTGCATTATGAGCACTGA
- a CDS encoding ABC transporter ATP-binding protein — protein MATLDLKQIRKTYRNADNETLKGIDISIDSGEFLILVGPSGCGKSTLMNTIAGLENISSGEIVIDGVDVAQVEPKDRDIAMVFQSYALYPNMTVRGNIAFGLKIRKMPQDEIDAEVNRVAEMLQIEQLLDRKPSQLSGGQRQRVAMGRALARRPKLYLFDEPLSNLDAKLRVEMRHQIKRLHQKLNTTIVYVTHDQIEAMTLADRIAVMKDGELQQLGTPQEIYTKPNNMFVAGFMGSPSMNFIKTMVDLDEEQNPIIKVVGTADQEHHIRLPQSMRDQDGKELVIGLRPEHITEQEGDDVSASTKLDLQLEVLEPTGPDTIAMVKVNDQEVACRLSPEFEVSVGQMAPLHFDLSKAVFFDAQTEARIDF, from the coding sequence ATGGCAACATTAGATTTAAAACAGATCCGTAAAACCTATCGCAACGCGGACAACGAAACGTTAAAGGGCATCGACATCAGTATCGATTCGGGGGAATTTTTGATACTTGTCGGCCCTTCGGGGTGTGGAAAATCCACCCTAATGAACACTATCGCAGGGCTAGAAAATATAAGCTCGGGTGAAATCGTGATTGATGGTGTAGATGTAGCGCAGGTTGAACCTAAAGACCGTGATATCGCGATGGTGTTTCAGTCCTACGCGCTTTATCCGAACATGACAGTACGAGGCAATATCGCTTTTGGTTTGAAGATTCGTAAGATGCCACAGGACGAGATCGATGCAGAGGTGAATCGTGTCGCTGAAATGCTACAAATCGAACAACTGCTTGATCGTAAACCATCCCAGTTATCTGGTGGTCAGCGCCAACGTGTGGCAATGGGGCGTGCTTTGGCGCGTCGTCCGAAGCTGTATCTGTTCGATGAACCGCTTTCTAACTTGGACGCTAAGTTGCGTGTTGAGATGCGACACCAGATCAAGCGCTTGCACCAAAAGCTCAACACCACGATCGTTTATGTAACCCATGATCAAATTGAAGCAATGACACTCGCTGACCGTATCGCAGTCATGAAGGACGGTGAACTGCAGCAGCTCGGTACGCCGCAAGAGATCTACACCAAGCCCAACAATATGTTTGTGGCGGGCTTTATGGGTTCACCATCCATGAACTTCATTAAGACCATGGTGGATTTGGATGAGGAACAGAATCCGATCATCAAGGTGGTTGGCACGGCAGATCAAGAGCACCATATTCGTTTGCCACAAAGTATGCGTGACCAGGATGGTAAGGAGTTGGTGATTGGGTTACGTCCAGAGCACATCACCGAGCAGGAAGGCGATGATGTTTCTGCCTCTACAAAGCTAGACTTACAGCTAGAGGTATTGGAACCTACAGGGCCAGATACGATCGCGATGGTCAAAGTGAATGACCAAGAAGTGGCGTGTCGCTTATCGCCAGAGTTTGAAGTGTCAGTAGGGCAAATGGCGCCACTTCATTTTGACTTATCAAAAGCGGTTTTCTTTGACGCGCAGACCGAAGCCAGAATTGATTTCTAG
- a CDS encoding protein adenylyltransferase SelO, whose protein sequence is MSVWDSISFNNRFTTLPRLFYTPIQPTPLNNVQWLAWNQNLASELGFPSFEDVSEELLETLSGNVEPEQFLPVAMKYAGHQFGSYNPDLGDGRGLLLAQVVAKSGETFDLHLKGAGKTPYSRMGDGRAVIRSTVREYLCSEAMAGLNIPTTRALAMMTSDTPVYREKQEWGALLVRAAESHIRFGHFEHLFYTNQLAEHKLLADKVIEWHFPECLDEDKPYAAMFNQIVDRTAEMIALWQANGFAHGVMNTDNMSIIGQTFDYGPFAFLDEYDPRLICNHSDYQGRYAFNQQPRIGLWNLSALAHSLSPLVEKADLEAALEQYEPQMNGYFSQLMRRKLGLLSKHEGDSRLFESMFELMSQNKVDYPRFFRTLSNLDTLPAQEVIDLFIDREAAKLWLDNYLQRCELEGSSVVERCEKMRQVNPKYILRNYLAQLAIDKAERGDSSDIDALMVVLADPYAEHPEYEHLAALPPEWGKAMEISCSS, encoded by the coding sequence ATGTCTGTCTGGGATTCAATTTCATTTAACAATCGATTTACGACGTTACCTCGATTGTTCTATACCCCAATTCAACCTACACCTTTAAATAATGTCCAATGGCTTGCATGGAACCAAAACCTTGCGAGTGAACTCGGTTTTCCGTCATTTGAGGACGTCTCTGAGGAGTTACTTGAAACTCTATCGGGCAACGTTGAACCAGAGCAATTTTTACCTGTAGCAATGAAATACGCAGGCCATCAATTTGGTTCTTATAACCCTGATTTAGGTGATGGCAGAGGTTTGCTATTAGCACAAGTTGTCGCTAAAAGTGGCGAAACGTTCGACTTACACCTAAAAGGTGCAGGTAAAACACCATATTCACGTATGGGTGATGGGCGCGCCGTGATTCGCTCAACCGTTCGTGAGTATTTATGTAGTGAAGCGATGGCTGGGCTTAATATCCCAACCACACGTGCGTTGGCCATGATGACCAGTGACACGCCAGTTTATCGAGAGAAGCAAGAGTGGGGCGCATTGTTGGTGCGTGCGGCTGAATCACACATTCGTTTCGGTCACTTTGAACATCTGTTTTATACCAATCAGTTGGCCGAGCATAAATTGTTGGCTGATAAAGTCATCGAGTGGCACTTCCCTGAATGCCTTGATGAAGACAAGCCCTACGCTGCTATGTTTAATCAGATTGTTGACCGTACCGCGGAGATGATTGCGTTGTGGCAAGCGAATGGCTTTGCCCACGGGGTGATGAATACCGATAACATGTCGATTATTGGACAGACGTTTGACTACGGCCCGTTTGCTTTCTTAGATGAGTATGACCCTAGATTGATTTGTAATCACTCCGACTATCAAGGTCGTTATGCCTTTAATCAACAACCTAGAATTGGCTTATGGAACCTGTCAGCTCTGGCTCATTCTCTGTCGCCGCTGGTGGAGAAGGCTGATTTAGAAGCTGCTTTAGAACAATACGAGCCACAAATGAACGGCTATTTCAGCCAGTTGATGCGCCGTAAGTTAGGGCTACTTTCTAAACATGAAGGTGACAGCCGCTTGTTTGAATCTATGTTCGAGTTGATGTCGCAAAACAAAGTCGATTATCCAAGGTTCTTTAGAACGCTGTCGAACCTAGACACTTTGCCTGCGCAGGAAGTCATTGATTTATTTATCGATCGCGAGGCCGCAAAGCTATGGCTGGATAACTATTTGCAACGTTGTGAACTTGAAGGTAGCTCAGTAGTCGAGCGCTGCGAAAAGATGAGACAGGTAAACCCTAAATACATCCTCAGAAATTACCTCGCACAGCTGGCGATAGATAAAGCCGAGCGCGGTGATAGCAGTGATATTGACGCATTAATGGTGGTGTTGGCCGATCCTTATGCGGAACACCCTGAATACGAACATCTTGCCGCGTTACCACCAGAGTGGGGCAAAGCGATGGAGATCAGCTGCTCGTCGTAA
- a CDS encoding S8 family serine peptidase: MRVHIIAGAVTLALFSSSVLGVVNQDLRDSYIVVLKNNTSVSRASDIAREVANGHGVVGYQYSHVLKGFSLKVPEQALKGLKNRFPEIEYIEPDIEMHALPRGGKPGRGGGGGGDVERADQQTPWGVTRVNGGTVDMSSSSSVAWVIDSGIDSNHPDLNVNKSRGANFTRGKKTNTNDGNGHGTHVAGTIGAYDDGFDVIGVAPGVEVIPVRVLDNSGSGSMSGVIAGVEHVAINGSAGDCANMSLGGSGYSAALETAIQAAAAQGIFFSIAAGNSGLDANGFTPASTNGTNIFTISAFEETNDNFAYFSNYGADVDYAQPGVDVLSTKAGGGTVSYNGTSMAAPHFCGVILASGLGDGELPSTDGTVNNDPDGNADLIAVK; the protein is encoded by the coding sequence ATGAGAGTTCATATAATTGCAGGAGCGGTGACACTCGCTCTGTTTTCCTCTTCTGTCTTGGGGGTGGTAAACCAAGATTTAAGAGATAGCTATATTGTTGTGTTAAAGAATAATACCTCCGTGTCGCGAGCGAGCGATATTGCCCGTGAAGTTGCTAACGGGCACGGTGTGGTTGGATATCAATATAGCCATGTTCTGAAAGGATTTTCACTCAAGGTGCCTGAGCAAGCACTCAAAGGTCTTAAAAATAGGTTCCCTGAAATTGAATACATAGAGCCAGATATTGAGATGCATGCTTTACCGCGAGGAGGAAAACCCGGTAGAGGTGGTGGCGGAGGTGGCGATGTTGAACGAGCTGATCAGCAAACGCCGTGGGGTGTAACGAGAGTGAATGGTGGGACTGTGGATATGAGTAGTTCCTCATCCGTTGCATGGGTGATTGATTCAGGTATTGACAGTAATCATCCTGATTTGAACGTAAATAAATCACGCGGTGCTAATTTTACCCGTGGTAAGAAGACCAACACTAATGATGGCAATGGCCACGGTACACATGTTGCGGGAACGATAGGAGCTTACGACGATGGCTTTGATGTCATCGGTGTTGCGCCCGGTGTGGAAGTGATCCCTGTTCGAGTCCTAGATAATAGTGGCAGTGGTTCAATGTCTGGAGTTATTGCTGGTGTTGAACATGTGGCGATTAATGGTAGTGCGGGTGATTGTGCCAATATGAGCTTGGGAGGTTCAGGGTATTCGGCCGCATTGGAAACTGCTATTCAAGCTGCCGCCGCACAGGGGATCTTTTTCTCTATCGCTGCGGGTAATTCTGGGTTAGATGCGAATGGTTTTACCCCAGCGAGTACGAATGGCACAAATATCTTTACGATTTCTGCATTTGAAGAGACCAATGATAATTTTGCTTACTTTTCAAATTATGGGGCTGATGTTGATTATGCTCAACCGGGAGTCGATGTGTTATCGACCAAAGCGGGTGGAGGAACTGTTTCTTATAATGGTACCTCAATGGCAGCTCCTCACTTCTGTGGTGTCATTTTAGCGAGTGGGTTAGGTGATGGTGAATTACCATCAACAGATGGAACGGTAAATAATGACCCAGATGGCAATGCAGATCTGATTGCTGTGAAGTAA
- a CDS encoding carbohydrate ABC transporter permease, giving the protein MEHVLTESTPKPTRSQPAPKPSFADRLQHWLPKIVLAPTALVTVVCIYGYIFWTAALSFTNSRFLPSFNFVGLTQYEKLMDNDRWITSITNLGVFGFLFMAIAILLGVGLAVLLDQNIRQEGAIRTIYLYPMALSFIVTGTAWKWILNPGLGIEKLMQDWGFTDFKFDWLVDSEMSVYTLVIAALWQSSGFVMAMFLAGLRGIDSSIIKAAQIDGASLPTIYLKIILPCLRPVVFSAVIITSHIAIKSFDLVTAMTAGGPGYSSDLPALFMYAHSFTRGQIGLGAASAMMMLAGILAILVPYLYSELREKKS; this is encoded by the coding sequence ATGGAGCATGTTTTGACTGAGTCGACTCCAAAACCCACAAGGAGCCAGCCTGCACCGAAACCGAGTTTTGCTGACAGGTTGCAACATTGGTTACCTAAAATTGTACTGGCGCCCACCGCGTTAGTGACCGTGGTGTGTATCTACGGCTACATTTTTTGGACGGCAGCGTTGTCGTTCACCAACTCTCGATTTCTACCAAGCTTTAACTTCGTTGGTTTAACCCAATATGAAAAGCTGATGGATAACGATCGCTGGATAACCTCAATCACCAACCTCGGTGTGTTTGGTTTTCTATTTATGGCAATTGCTATCTTGTTAGGTGTTGGTTTAGCGGTGTTGCTTGACCAGAATATCCGCCAAGAAGGGGCGATTCGTACTATCTATTTATACCCAATGGCGTTGTCATTCATCGTGACGGGTACCGCTTGGAAATGGATTCTTAATCCAGGTCTTGGCATTGAAAAACTGATGCAAGATTGGGGCTTTACTGACTTCAAATTCGATTGGTTAGTCGACTCTGAAATGTCGGTGTATACCTTAGTTATCGCGGCACTGTGGCAGTCTTCAGGATTTGTGATGGCGATGTTCTTAGCGGGTTTGCGTGGTATCGATTCTTCAATCATCAAAGCAGCTCAAATCGATGGCGCAAGCTTGCCTACTATCTATCTCAAAATCATTCTGCCTTGCTTACGCCCTGTAGTTTTTAGTGCGGTGATCATCACTTCACACATTGCGATTAAGAGTTTCGACCTCGTGACGGCAATGACAGCGGGCGGCCCAGGTTATTCATCGGACCTTCCTGCGCTATTCATGTATGCACACTCGTTTACACGTGGGCAAATCGGCCTTGGTGCTGCGAGTGCCATGATGATGCTTGCTGGTATTTTAGCGATTCTCGTGCCTTACCTTTACTCTGAACTTAGGGAGAAAAAGTCATGA